One genomic segment of Acinetobacter sp. C26M includes these proteins:
- a CDS encoding DUF2147 domain-containing protein, giving the protein MNMSTKLIFSLFLFTLSHFAFAQDIAGIWQSVDDVTGAPKGQVEITQEADGSYTGKIIKITPRTGYTPKEICTGCPAPYTNKPILGLNAITKLKHKKDLSYTGGKILDPNSGRVYSLTAKLSSNGQRLHLRGYVGVSVLGRSQIWIRVN; this is encoded by the coding sequence ATGAACATGTCCACAAAACTGATTTTTTCTCTCTTCTTATTTACACTCAGTCATTTTGCTTTTGCTCAAGACATTGCTGGTATCTGGCAAAGCGTTGATGATGTGACTGGCGCTCCCAAAGGACAAGTTGAAATTACCCAAGAAGCTGATGGTTCTTATACTGGGAAAATTATCAAAATTACTCCACGTACAGGTTATACACCGAAAGAAATTTGTACAGGCTGCCCTGCCCCTTACACCAATAAGCCAATTTTAGGTTTAAATGCCATTACCAAGCTAAAACATAAAAAGGATCTCAGCTACACTGGGGGGAAAATCCTTGATCCAAACAGTGGTCGTGTTTATAGCTTAACTGCCAAACTCAGTTCCAATGGACAACGTTTACACTTACGTGGTTATGTTGGCGTCTCAGTCTTAGGACGTAGCCAAATCTGGATCCGTGTCAATTAA
- the nagZ gene encoding beta-N-acetylhexosaminidase, whose protein sequence is MIGALMLDIAGTELTQEDIELLQAPQVGGMILFARNIESPQQVRALTDHMRQIRPEILIAVDQEGGRVQRLRQGFTLLPAMGRLGERYLSNPQQAIELAEQCGWLMAIEVLAVGIDFSFAPVLDLNDVSDVIGDRGFAKNMQDIVPLADAFMRGMKKAGMATTGKHFPGHGSVKADSHVAAAIDSRSYQEIYDKDMQSFIKLMPQLDALMPAHVIYDQVDPNPAGFSPFWLQEILRKQLKFDGVLFSDDLSMQAACVAGGADARIQAALNAGCDMGLVCNDRAAACTALDGIQTLALPNQQRLERMRGKIPNIQVGTTLTLDDENWHSVRKVIEEFKNSF, encoded by the coding sequence ATGATCGGCGCGTTGATGCTGGATATTGCTGGCACAGAACTTACTCAAGAAGATATTGAACTATTACAAGCTCCGCAAGTCGGTGGCATGATTTTATTTGCACGAAATATTGAATCCCCTCAACAAGTTCGTGCCTTAACTGACCATATGCGTCAAATCCGTCCAGAGATTTTAATTGCCGTTGACCAAGAAGGTGGTCGCGTACAACGTTTAAGACAAGGTTTTACCCTGCTTCCAGCCATGGGGCGATTGGGCGAGCGCTATCTCAGCAATCCACAACAAGCGATTGAACTGGCTGAGCAATGTGGCTGGCTAATGGCAATTGAAGTATTGGCTGTCGGGATTGATTTTAGCTTTGCCCCTGTTTTAGACCTGAATGATGTCAGTGATGTGATTGGTGATCGTGGTTTTGCCAAGAACATGCAAGACATTGTGCCACTTGCAGATGCCTTTATGCGCGGTATGAAAAAAGCGGGCATGGCAACTACGGGCAAACATTTCCCTGGTCATGGTTCAGTGAAGGCTGATTCGCACGTAGCTGCAGCAATTGACAGCCGCTCATATCAAGAAATATATGACAAAGATATGCAAAGCTTTATCAAATTAATGCCACAGCTTGATGCACTGATGCCAGCCCATGTGATCTATGATCAAGTCGATCCAAATCCAGCAGGCTTCTCACCATTCTGGTTACAAGAAATCTTGCGTAAACAGCTTAAATTTGATGGCGTATTATTCTCAGATGACTTGAGCATGCAGGCTGCATGTGTTGCAGGCGGTGCTGATGCACGTATTCAAGCTGCTTTAAATGCAGGTTGTGATATGGGCTTGGTTTGTAATGATCGCGCAGCTGCATGTACCGCATTAGATGGTATCCAGACGTTGGCTTTACCAAATCAGCAACGTTTAGAACGTATGCGCGGTAAAATTCCAAATATTCAGGTTGGTACGACATTGACTTTAGATGATGAAAACTGGCACAGCGTCAGAAAAGTCATTGAAGAGTTTAAGAATTCATTCTAA
- a CDS encoding carboxy terminal-processing peptidase, producing MKLQMIACAVAIATGGLFFTHTINEAFAATEAPVVSTVIKPSQEQALVARQLATLVDRQHYLNMRLDAATSNRVLNMYLDSLDPDHSLFLNGEVEEYQKKYGSNFGSSLKAGNLTGPFAIHAQYRDRLKQFYEFMLAELKKPQNLNQKDVYLDTDREKAPYFKTAAEQQDHWQKMLVSQLINLTISKEEEQAKQKALKADPSLANGQDLTGPEDLTPVQTLTKRYTRQLERIGRVKSDDVLEKTLNAMLATYDPHSNYYPPIDAMELNRQTTLQLEGIGVSIRPERGNEDYTKIETIVEGGPASKSGQVKSGDRIIGVAQDGEKMVDVIGWPSSEIVGLIRGKRGTKVVVRLLGAGASMSQARNVTLTRDIIQEEDAGVRSRTVEITRDGKKHLFGVIEIPSFYFDYRSRRAGTEYRSVSEDTAKALDSLKAQKVEGILVDLRNDPGGSLEEVARMLGQVIKSGPVVQIRDGNGNVNVFEDTDGGEQIYAGPMAVLVNLASASASEIYSAAIQDYERGIIIGSTTTGKGTAQVQLDSLAYGQATLTQRKFYRITGGSTQNKGVIPDIKLVDIYNEEFGERKAKNALKWDTIPTAPFKREGSVQPYVAKLTQSSEQRVAADSQFKYLEARKAIAKKTSDQKKVVLDINQRRAELIDLEKQTLNAENQRRTATGLAPYANWESYQASIDALVESRAKMKAHLRPPLPEEETFINEAANVLLDYSKLQTR from the coding sequence ATGAAACTTCAAATGATAGCGTGTGCAGTTGCAATCGCGACTGGTGGTTTATTTTTCACTCATACCATAAATGAGGCATTTGCGGCGACTGAGGCACCTGTCGTTTCAACGGTAATCAAGCCATCACAAGAGCAGGCATTGGTTGCACGTCAGTTAGCCACATTGGTAGATCGTCAACATTATTTAAATATGCGCCTAGACGCAGCAACGTCAAACCGCGTTTTGAATATGTATCTGGATAGTCTTGATCCAGATCATTCATTATTTCTAAACGGTGAAGTTGAAGAATATCAAAAGAAATATGGTTCGAATTTTGGTAGTTCGCTAAAAGCAGGTAACTTGACTGGACCTTTCGCGATTCATGCGCAATATCGTGACCGTTTGAAACAGTTTTATGAGTTTATGTTGGCAGAATTGAAAAAGCCGCAGAACTTAAATCAGAAAGATGTCTATCTCGATACCGATCGTGAAAAAGCTCCGTATTTCAAAACGGCTGCTGAGCAACAAGATCACTGGCAAAAAATGCTGGTCTCACAGTTGATCAATTTAACCATCAGCAAAGAAGAAGAACAAGCGAAGCAAAAAGCTTTAAAAGCAGATCCATCATTGGCCAATGGTCAAGATTTGACGGGACCAGAAGATCTAACACCAGTGCAAACGCTAACCAAGCGTTATACCCGTCAGTTAGAGCGTATTGGTCGTGTGAAGAGTGATGATGTGCTAGAGAAGACATTGAATGCAATGTTAGCAACTTACGATCCGCACAGTAACTACTATCCACCGATTGATGCGATGGAGTTGAATCGTCAAACTACTTTGCAATTAGAGGGGATTGGTGTTTCGATCCGTCCTGAACGTGGTAATGAAGACTACACCAAGATTGAGACCATCGTTGAAGGTGGTCCAGCCAGTAAATCGGGTCAGGTGAAATCAGGAGATCGTATCATTGGTGTCGCTCAAGATGGCGAGAAAATGGTGGATGTGATTGGTTGGCCGAGTTCGGAAATTGTAGGACTGATTCGTGGTAAACGTGGTACCAAAGTGGTGGTACGCTTATTGGGTGCTGGTGCATCGATGAGTCAAGCCCGTAATGTGACTTTAACCCGTGACATCATTCAAGAAGAAGATGCAGGAGTTCGTTCACGTACGGTTGAGATTACCCGTGACGGTAAAAAACATCTGTTTGGTGTGATTGAAATTCCATCTTTCTACTTTGACTATCGTTCGCGGCGTGCGGGGACTGAATACCGATCAGTTTCTGAAGATACTGCCAAAGCGCTAGATTCGCTCAAAGCGCAAAAGGTAGAAGGCATCTTGGTCGACTTGCGTAATGACCCAGGGGGTTCACTCGAAGAGGTTGCACGTATGCTCGGTCAGGTGATCAAGTCTGGTCCTGTGGTGCAAATCCGTGATGGTAACGGTAATGTGAATGTGTTTGAAGATACTGATGGCGGGGAACAAATCTATGCAGGCCCAATGGCGGTATTGGTTAATTTAGCATCGGCTTCTGCAAGTGAAATTTACTCTGCTGCGATTCAGGATTATGAGCGCGGTATTATCATTGGTAGTACCACGACAGGTAAAGGCACAGCACAGGTTCAATTAGACTCTTTGGCTTATGGTCAGGCAACATTGACGCAACGTAAGTTCTATCGTATTACAGGCGGCAGTACCCAAAACAAAGGTGTGATCCCGGATATCAAATTGGTTGATATTTACAATGAAGAGTTTGGTGAGCGTAAAGCAAAAAATGCATTGAAGTGGGATACTATTCCAACAGCACCATTCAAACGAGAAGGCTCAGTACAGCCTTACGTTGCCAAATTGACACAATCATCTGAACAACGTGTTGCTGCAGACTCTCAATTTAAATATTTAGAAGCACGTAAAGCGATTGCTAAGAAAACCTCTGACCAGAAGAAAGTGGTATTAGATATTAATCAACGTCGTGCCGAGTTGATTGATCTTGAGAAGCAAACTTTGAATGCAGAGAATCAGCGCCGTACTGCAACAGGTCTAGCACCATATGCGAATTGGGAGAGTTATCAAGCATCTATTGATGCATTGGTTGAATCTCGAGCTAAAATGAAAGCACACTTGCGTCCGCCATTACCTGAAGAAGAGACCTTCATCAATGAAGCAGCAAATGTCTTGTTAGATTATTCGAAGTTGCAAACTCGCTAA
- a CDS encoding acetate kinase, with translation MAISVLVINCGSSSIKYALISERREDRIYGLAENLGAADARIKGVTLGGEPLELSIPYADHAKALETLLARLANYNPQAIGHRVVHGGDITKAELLTPELVERIEAATPLAPLHNPAHLIGIEATMRLFPQLPQVAVFDTAFHQTMPERAYRYALPQFLYTAHQVRRYGFHGTSHAYVTERASELAGHKNEGGWLSAHLGNGSSTCAVWNGHSVDTSMGMTPLEGVVMGTRSGDVDPSLHLFLASNLGWDIQKIDSMLNKESGLLGLSGLSNDMRTLVEASENGHDGATLAIEVFCYRLAKSLSAMSCGLPHLDGLVFTGGIGENSAYVREKTLGYLAHFGFQFSKEKNDALARGSEGRIDNGTGPQIWVIPTDEEGRIAKETRQVLEPTA, from the coding sequence GTGGCTATATCTGTATTAGTAATTAACTGTGGTTCATCATCAATCAAATACGCGCTCATCTCGGAACGACGTGAAGACCGTATTTATGGTTTGGCAGAAAACCTTGGCGCAGCAGATGCTCGTATTAAAGGGGTCACTCTTGGTGGAGAACCACTGGAACTTTCAATTCCTTATGCAGATCACGCCAAAGCACTTGAAACATTATTGGCTCGTTTAGCCAACTATAACCCGCAGGCGATTGGACACCGCGTCGTTCACGGCGGTGACATCACCAAAGCAGAATTACTTACGCCAGAACTGGTTGAGCGTATTGAAGCAGCGACACCTCTTGCACCACTGCACAATCCAGCGCATTTAATTGGAATTGAAGCAACTATGCGCTTGTTCCCTCAATTGCCTCAAGTTGCTGTATTCGATACAGCCTTCCATCAAACTATGCCCGAACGCGCCTATCGCTATGCCCTGCCACAATTTTTATATACAGCGCACCAAGTTCGTCGTTATGGTTTCCATGGTACTAGCCATGCATATGTAACTGAACGTGCCAGCGAATTGGCAGGTCATAAAAATGAAGGTGGCTGGCTCAGTGCACACTTGGGCAATGGTAGTTCGACTTGTGCCGTCTGGAATGGTCATAGCGTCGATACCTCTATGGGCATGACACCACTTGAAGGTGTAGTGATGGGTACGCGTAGTGGTGATGTCGACCCGAGTTTGCATTTGTTCCTTGCCAGTAACCTCGGCTGGGATATCCAAAAAATTGACAGTATGCTGAATAAAGAAAGTGGCTTATTGGGCTTGTCTGGTTTATCCAATGATATGCGTACCTTGGTTGAAGCCTCTGAAAATGGTCATGATGGTGCTACCCTTGCCATTGAAGTGTTCTGCTACCGTCTTGCTAAATCTTTATCGGCAATGAGTTGCGGTCTGCCCCACCTTGATGGTTTAGTATTTACAGGCGGCATTGGTGAAAACTCGGCTTATGTCCGTGAAAAGACTTTAGGCTATTTAGCGCATTTCGGTTTTCAATTTAGTAAAGAGAAAAATGATGCCTTGGCTCGCGGTAGCGAAGGGCGTATCGACAATGGTACTGGCCCACAAATTTGGGTCATTCCAACCGATGAAGAAGGTCGAATTGCCAAAGAAACACGTCAAGTGCTTGAACCAACAGCTTAA
- a CDS encoding glutamate-5-semialdehyde dehydrogenase: protein MQDSIQNYMQHVGTQARQASRVLTSASTHLKNHALSAIYTALENNQAQILAANQIDMDNGRQRQLDSALLDRLELTPARFKGMLQGLKDVIALVDPIGEITDLAYRPSGIQLGKMRVPLGVIGMIYESRPNVTLEAASLALKSGNAIILRGGSEALESNKAIATAIQHGLQVSGLPEHAVQVIDTPDRAAVGHLITMTEFVDVIVPRGGKSLIERISNEARIPVIKHLDGNCHVFIEAQADLQKALPIALNSKTHRYGVCNAMETLLVDEAIAEEFLPRIAELYAEKQVELRGCAETQRILGVSVKTATEEDWYTEYLGPILAVKVVTGMDEAIEHINKYGSHHTDAIITENFSLAREFLARVDSSSVMINASTRFADGFEYGLGAEIGISTDKIHARGPVGLEGLTSQKWIVFGDGQIRQ from the coding sequence ATGCAAGACTCTATTCAAAATTATATGCAACATGTCGGTACTCAAGCACGTCAAGCGTCTCGTGTACTCACCAGTGCATCAACTCATTTGAAAAATCATGCCTTGTCTGCAATTTATACGGCTTTGGAAAATAATCAGGCACAAATTTTAGCAGCCAATCAAATTGATATGGACAATGGTCGCCAACGTCAACTCGACAGCGCTTTACTCGATCGTTTAGAACTTACGCCTGCTCGTTTTAAAGGTATGCTACAAGGTCTGAAAGATGTAATTGCCTTGGTTGACCCGATTGGGGAAATTACCGACCTTGCTTATCGCCCATCAGGCATTCAACTTGGAAAAATGCGTGTTCCTTTGGGTGTGATTGGCATGATCTACGAGTCAAGACCGAACGTTACTCTTGAAGCGGCATCATTGGCTTTGAAATCTGGCAACGCGATTATTTTACGTGGTGGATCGGAAGCACTTGAATCTAATAAAGCCATTGCAACCGCGATTCAACATGGTCTACAAGTTTCCGGCTTACCCGAACATGCGGTTCAAGTGATTGATACCCCTGATCGTGCTGCAGTGGGTCACTTGATTACCATGACTGAATTTGTAGATGTAATTGTGCCGCGTGGTGGTAAAAGCTTGATTGAACGCATCAGCAATGAAGCACGTATTCCTGTCATTAAACACCTAGATGGCAACTGCCATGTGTTTATTGAAGCTCAAGCGGATTTGCAGAAAGCACTACCGATTGCACTCAATTCAAAAACACATCGTTATGGCGTGTGTAATGCAATGGAAACCTTATTGGTCGATGAAGCGATTGCTGAGGAATTCTTGCCACGCATTGCTGAACTCTATGCTGAAAAACAGGTTGAATTACGCGGTTGTGCTGAAACGCAGCGTATTTTAGGTGTATCCGTGAAAACGGCAACAGAGGAAGATTGGTATACCGAATATCTTGGGCCAATTCTGGCAGTCAAAGTGGTCACAGGTATGGATGAAGCGATTGAACATATTAATAAATATGGTTCGCATCATACCGATGCCATCATTACTGAAAACTTTAGTCTAGCCCGTGAGTTTTTAGCGCGTGTTGACTCAAGTTCGGTGATGATCAATGCCTCCACTCGCTTTGCCGATGGTTTTGAATATGGTTTAGGGGCAGAAATCGGAATTTCAACCGATAAAATCCATGCCCGTGGCCCCGTTGGCCTAGAAGGCTTAACTTCACAAAAATGGATCGTTTTTGGCGACGGTCAAATCCGCCAATAA
- a CDS encoding class I SAM-dependent methyltransferase: MTQQLSKHRHISFTAHYTGYIWYQMGISHPALATAKGKMLAALVHPIESWAEKYVGGSMRTTLKQRHSMLDSHLKELIEQYPDLQVLEIACGLSPRGWWFRQHYPNISYRELDLPDMAATKQAALQQIESNVDEVLSVDLFTDAFAAAFEVFDPQRPLVIISEGLINYFEKPLLQQLIQAIANYGQGFKELHYLTDIYPEPTQNKLATIIWNSSRLLKLMSRSAFSFHFKTPAEVEHFFHEAGFNQVEVLQPKQFFEQATLENTQQHLGDLVWMIQATNK; encoded by the coding sequence ATGACACAACAACTTTCGAAACATCGCCACATTTCATTTACCGCACACTACACTGGCTACATCTGGTATCAAATGGGGATTTCACATCCAGCACTGGCAACAGCAAAAGGAAAAATGCTGGCAGCCTTAGTCCATCCAATTGAAAGCTGGGCAGAAAAATATGTCGGTGGTAGCATGCGCACCACCCTTAAACAACGCCACAGTATGTTGGATAGTCACTTAAAAGAATTAATTGAACAATACCCTGATTTACAAGTGCTAGAAATTGCATGTGGTCTATCACCACGTGGCTGGTGGTTTAGACAACATTATCCAAACATCAGCTACCGTGAACTGGATTTACCCGATATGGCAGCCACTAAACAGGCTGCACTACAACAAATTGAAAGCAATGTTGATGAAGTACTGTCAGTTGACTTATTTACCGATGCCTTTGCTGCTGCATTTGAGGTATTTGATCCTCAACGCCCATTGGTAATAATTAGTGAAGGACTGATCAATTACTTTGAAAAACCTTTATTGCAGCAACTCATTCAAGCGATTGCCAACTATGGACAAGGCTTTAAAGAACTGCATTATTTAACAGACATCTACCCAGAACCCACTCAAAATAAACTGGCAACGATTATCTGGAACAGTAGTCGTTTATTAAAGTTAATGTCACGCAGCGCCTTTAGCTTTCATTTTAAAACACCTGCCGAAGTCGAACATTTTTTCCATGAGGCGGGCTTTAATCAAGTTGAAGTTCTGCAGCCAAAGCAATTTTTTGAACAGGCAACTTTAGAAAATACGCAACAACACTTAGGCGACTTGGTTTGGATGATTCAAGCGACCAATAAATAA
- a CDS encoding DUF2147 domain-containing protein: MGKQLLSALLLSAVSSFTFAEDITGLWQSIDDKTGAPKALVEIRKEANGTYAGKVVKITPRTGYTPKETCVDCPAPYTNKPIVGLDVVTGLKYSEGLNYTNGRILDPNSGKVYSMKAKLSANGKRLHLRGYLGVSALGRNQIWIRAE; this comes from the coding sequence ATGGGCAAACAATTATTAAGTGCGTTACTTTTATCTGCGGTGAGCAGTTTTACTTTTGCAGAGGATATTACGGGGCTCTGGCAAAGTATTGATGACAAGACGGGGGCGCCTAAAGCATTGGTTGAAATTCGTAAAGAAGCAAATGGAACTTATGCAGGCAAAGTAGTTAAAATTACACCACGCACAGGCTATACACCTAAAGAAACCTGTGTCGATTGTCCTGCACCCTATACCAATAAACCAATCGTTGGTTTAGATGTAGTAACTGGGTTGAAATACAGCGAAGGCTTGAACTATACCAATGGCCGTATTTTAGATCCAAATTCAGGCAAAGTTTATAGTATGAAAGCCAAACTCAGCGCCAATGGTAAGCGTTTGCACTTACGTGGTTATCTCGGTGTATCGGCATTGGGTCGTAATCAGATCTGGATTCGTGCTGAGTAA
- a CDS encoding alpha/beta hydrolase: MNSIIQMDSDINHTYTGFGFFDIYNKNSFKQPARTTWIDGWKIEYMAIADPKTIYNTPIVIVGGAFQNFNSYKYCVEQLFESGPVILIDLPSMGANQQIRNVDTGESAGILELPHLSKMLGQWLDIVGIDKVSMMGMSLGSVVASSFADQRPELIDRMVLMGVMQKTRKSWRMLLEESLHLMREDRMEEFGQAVILYLVNHAKLDKTRMSPTAKRLFFRQMAEFSATERERYEINCNRLLRLSDVPVPQCKTLVAAGQYDSFTLPHENADFALQCKDMQFALIANADHVPQLQRRKETMNLFTTFLKGEPIDNLDGIIPMTREQMQQIERRGEERIAVLEPESKLSHRHLETEANVKIVDITYFGVYLKLHNVEQLNFINQHPRDLALHLADEEGEFKIECLIFDATEQGLRILFKHGSFDIAERLTRFIQRQKPTE, from the coding sequence ATGAATTCCATTATCCAAATGGACTCGGATATAAATCATACCTACACAGGCTTTGGTTTTTTCGACATTTACAATAAAAACAGTTTTAAACAACCTGCGCGTACCACGTGGATTGATGGTTGGAAAATTGAATATATGGCAATTGCAGATCCGAAAACGATCTACAACACGCCGATTGTAATTGTCGGGGGCGCTTTTCAAAATTTTAACTCTTATAAGTATTGTGTTGAGCAACTCTTTGAGAGTGGTCCTGTTATTTTAATCGATTTACCATCAATGGGTGCGAATCAACAGATTCGTAATGTTGATACGGGTGAATCTGCTGGAATTCTGGAACTGCCTCATTTATCTAAAATGCTCGGTCAATGGCTGGATATTGTTGGAATCGATAAAGTTTCAATGATGGGTATGTCATTAGGTTCGGTGGTTGCATCTTCATTTGCGGATCAACGCCCTGAGCTAATTGATCGTATGGTGCTGATGGGCGTCATGCAAAAAACCCGTAAAAGTTGGCGGATGTTGCTGGAAGAATCGCTACATCTAATGCGTGAAGACCGTATGGAAGAGTTTGGTCAGGCGGTTATTCTGTATCTGGTCAACCATGCCAAACTTGATAAAACCCGTATGTCTCCAACAGCGAAACGTTTGTTTTTTAGACAGATGGCGGAGTTTAGTGCAACTGAACGTGAGCGTTATGAAATCAACTGCAACCGTTTACTGCGTTTAAGTGATGTTCCTGTACCACAATGCAAAACATTGGTCGCGGCAGGGCAGTATGACAGTTTTACTTTACCGCACGAAAATGCTGATTTTGCTTTGCAATGTAAAGATATGCAGTTTGCTTTAATTGCCAATGCAGATCATGTGCCGCAATTACAACGTCGTAAAGAAACGATGAATTTGTTTACCACCTTTTTAAAGGGAGAGCCGATCGACAATCTAGATGGCATTATTCCAATGACGCGTGAACAAATGCAGCAGATCGAGCGTCGTGGTGAAGAGCGTATTGCGGTATTAGAGCCTGAAAGCAAATTATCGCACCGTCATCTCGAAACTGAAGCTAATGTGAAGATCGTCGATATCACTTACTTTGGGGTGTATTTAAAACTTCACAATGTTGAACAGCTTAATTTTATCAATCAACATCCACGTGATTTAGCACTACATTTAGCAGATGAAGAAGGTGAGTTTAAAATTGAATGTTTAATCTTTGATGCAACTGAGCAAGGACTGCGCATCTTGTTTAAACATGGTAGTTTTGATATCGCAGAGCGTTTGACTCGTTTTATTCAACGTCAAAAGCCAACTGAATAA
- the pta gene encoding phosphate acetyltransferase, protein MNTILLIPTGEGVGLTSACLGMIYALDCKGINAGFLKPYSQIADTTVDRTTTLYRHLFQHSSAEPITYERLTQLIALGETDELLEEAVALHRQISANHDVIIVEGLVPNGQDHFVSEINAALAQALDAQVVLVSTADLADPRKTAERVDAHLRQFGGAASARTTGVLFMRTKGLPEGTAAIPLTLDPSLRLDQQIDAFALELQRYNRFMGTDELPIIGLVPFSNTLSVPRSLDIAPIINGTWLYQGEAKQRRILHTSLIASNIESELHKFVAGELIISASQRTDAILAASLASSNGTPLAGLVLTEQAAPASNVLEFCQSAIKQGLPILHTPLDTLETAQLLHRFGNEIPIDDTERAEQVTRFVSSHLDNNWLDQHTQNNLHPRLSPSAFRYELVQKSIAAKKRIVLPEGDEPRTVQAAVICQTRGIAQCILLAKPESVAEVAKARGIQLPEDLQIIDPDTIRDQYIEPMVELRKGKLDALQAKAQLQDTVVLGTMMLALDQVDGLVSGAIHTTANTVRPAFQLIKTAPNYSLVSSIFFMLLPDEVYVYGDCAINPDPNAEQLAEIAIQSADSAKAFGLDPRIAMISYSTGTSGTGADVEKVAEATKIAQQRRPDLLIDGPLQYDAASVESVGRQKAPDSQVAGRANVFIFPDLNTGNTTYKAVQRAANVVSVGPMLQGLNKPVNDLSRGALVDDIVFTIALTAIQAKQQD, encoded by the coding sequence ATGAATACGATTTTACTCATTCCCACAGGGGAAGGTGTTGGTTTAACCTCTGCCTGCTTAGGCATGATCTACGCACTAGATTGTAAAGGGATTAACGCCGGTTTCTTAAAACCCTACTCACAGATTGCAGATACCACTGTTGACCGTACCACCACCTTGTATCGTCATTTATTTCAGCACTCATCTGCAGAGCCAATCACTTACGAAAGACTGACGCAACTAATTGCCTTGGGTGAAACCGATGAATTGCTTGAGGAAGCCGTTGCGCTACACCGTCAAATTTCAGCTAATCATGATGTGATTATTGTTGAAGGTTTGGTTCCAAATGGACAAGATCATTTTGTCAGTGAAATCAATGCCGCACTCGCGCAAGCACTCGATGCCCAAGTAGTACTGGTTAGCACAGCAGATTTAGCTGATCCACGTAAAACAGCAGAAAGAGTCGATGCGCATTTACGTCAATTCGGTGGAGCAGCCTCGGCACGCACTACAGGCGTGTTGTTTATGCGAACCAAAGGACTACCAGAAGGTACTGCTGCAATTCCACTAACACTTGATCCAAGTTTGCGTCTCGATCAACAGATCGATGCTTTTGCCTTAGAATTACAACGCTACAACCGCTTTATGGGCACCGATGAACTCCCGATTATTGGACTGGTACCATTCAGTAATACCCTCAGCGTGCCACGTAGTTTAGATATCGCCCCAATCATCAATGGGACATGGTTGTATCAAGGTGAAGCCAAACAACGTCGTATTCTGCATACCAGTTTAATTGCATCAAACATTGAGTCTGAGTTACATAAATTTGTTGCGGGTGAATTGATTATTAGCGCATCACAACGAACGGATGCGATCTTGGCTGCAAGTCTTGCCAGCAGCAATGGTACACCACTAGCAGGTTTGGTTTTAACCGAGCAAGCTGCGCCTGCAAGCAATGTACTCGAATTTTGCCAAAGTGCGATCAAACAGGGTTTACCGATTTTACACACCCCACTTGATACTTTAGAAACGGCACAACTGCTGCATCGCTTTGGCAATGAAATTCCAATTGATGATACTGAACGTGCCGAGCAAGTCACGCGTTTTGTCTCAAGTCATTTAGATAACAATTGGCTCGATCAACATACCCAGAACAACTTGCATCCTCGCCTATCACCTTCAGCATTCCGTTACGAGTTAGTACAAAAATCAATTGCTGCGAAAAAACGTATTGTCCTGCCTGAGGGTGATGAGCCACGTACGGTACAAGCGGCTGTCATCTGTCAAACCCGTGGCATTGCGCAATGTATTTTGTTGGCAAAACCTGAATCGGTTGCAGAAGTGGCTAAAGCACGCGGTATTCAGTTACCCGAAGATTTACAAATCATTGATCCAGATACGATTCGTGACCAATACATCGAACCTATGGTGGAACTGCGTAAAGGTAAACTTGATGCGCTACAAGCCAAAGCACAGCTGCAAGATACAGTGGTACTTGGCACCATGATGTTGGCACTCGATCAAGTGGATGGTTTGGTGTCAGGTGCGATTCATACCACTGCCAACACCGTACGTCCTGCATTCCAACTCATTAAAACTGCACCAAACTACTCACTGGTATCATCAATCTTCTTTATGTTGCTGCCTGATGAAGTCTATGTCTATGGTGACTGTGCGATCAATCCAGATCCAAATGCAGAACAACTTGCCGAGATTGCGATTCAGTCTGCGGATTCAGCCAAAGCCTTTGGTCTTGATCCGCGTATTGCCATGATCAGCTATTCAACAGGCACTTCAGGTACAGGTGCAGATGTTGAGAAAGTTGCTGAGGCAACCAAAATCGCACAACAGCGCCGCCCCGACTTATTGATTGATGGACCATTACAATATGATGCTGCTTCTGTTGAAAGCGTAGGTCGCCAAAAAGCGCCAGACTCACAAGTTGCAGGTCGAGCCAATGTGTTTATCTTCCCTGATCTAAACACAGGTAATACCACCTATAAAGCAGTACAACGTGCGGCCAATGTGGTGAGTGTCGGTCCAATGCTACAAGGCTTAAACAAGCCCGTAAATGATTTGTCTCGCGGTGCTTTGGTCGATGATATTGTGTTTACCATTGCCCTGACAGCGATTCAGGCTAAGCAACAGGATTAA